Genomic DNA from Sphingomonas hankookensis:
TGCTATGGCTCGCCAGCGCCGCGCTGTTCGCCCGTGCCGCGCGTCAGTCGGCCCAGAGCCGCACCGCCAGCCCCTCGATATAGTCCGCCGCCCGCGCCGCAGCGCCCGGATCATACAGCGCCGCCAAAGCCGCCGGGTCGAGCGCCTTCGCCTGATCCAGCAACCCGCGCCAGGGGCTAAGCGACCCCGGCCATTGGTGCAGCGCCACCGCCGCGCCGACTTCCGCCAGCCGGTCGGCCTTGCGCGTCTGCTCGGCAAAATACCGCCATTCGGGCGCGCAGATATAGGGCCGCCCGACCCGCGCGATCTCATGCACCGTATTGTCGCCGGCGGATGCGATCACGACATCGGCGGCGGCAATGTGGTCGGTCACGCCATCGACCCAGCCCTTTTCGACCAGATTGCCGAAATCGGTCTCATGCCCCTCGCGGTGCACCGGTCCGACCACCAGCCACAGCGCGTCCGGCACCGCCCGCGCCGCCATGGTGAGGGGCGCATAGGGCGTCCCCGCCCCGCCGCCGCCGGTCAGCACCAGCACGACCTCGCGCTCCGGATCGATCCCCAGCCGCGCCCGCGCCTCCGCCTTGGTCGGCACCGCATCGGTGGTGGTGCATAGCCCGCCGGTATAACAGGTCTTGGCCCGGCCCCAGTCGGGGAAGTCGTCCTGCTCGATCCTCTCGTCGAACGGCGCCAGCAGCCCGACACACGCCTGATACGCGCCCAGATGCCCCGGATCGGTGCGGTCGCCATGCATGCGGATCTTGATCGCCGGCACGCTGGCGATCCGCGCCATCAGCGCGATCTCCGCCGATACATCGACCACGAACAAGGCCGGGGCGGCATCGTCGAGATGGTCGAGGATCGTGCGCATCGTCCGCCGCGTGGCGTCCACGCCCAGCGGCACGCAATGCAGCACTTCCGGCGTCGGCTGATCGAACAGCGCGGCCGTCGGCACCGGCGCGCCGATCATGTTGGGCAGTTGCACCAGATCGACCGGCCGGTCGAACCCGTCGAACAATTCGGGCCGCGCGCACAGGATCGTCACGCGGCGGTCGGCGGGCAGTTCGCGGATGATCGCCATCGCCCGGTTGGCGTGGCCACGCCCCTGATGATGGATGAAGAAGGTGATCGGCCGCGTCGTCATATGTCCCCCGGAGAAACCCGTCTGGCTGCACGAACGCCGGGAACCCTTGCCGGCTCCCTGCGTAGCCCCGACAAGCGAAAATTATTTCGGGATCACAATGATTTCCGATGATTCGCATGGGAATATGAACTGCATGTCGACCTGGACGACCCCGCGTGCCGGCCTCTCCATCCTGCGCCGCGGCGATACCCCGATCCGCGCCATCCAGGTCTATGGACAGCGTTGTTCGGGGACCAACGTCCTGATCCGATCGATCGAGGCCAATCTCGGCCCCGCCGCCTTTACCGAAAGCTACGGCTTCAAACACTGGTTCGTGCCCGAACAGGTGCTCTTCCCGCGCGACGTGATGGTGCTGGCGGTCGCGCGCGAGTCCGTAGACTGGGTGCGCAGCCTGCATCGCCAGCCCTGGCACGCCCATCCGGAGCTGAAGGCGCTCGGCTTCTCCGACTTCATCCGCGCGCCGTGGCACAGCTATTGGGACAAAGAGTTCTGGGGGGTAGAGGACGACCATCCGGTGCTGGGGCGCGAGATGCTGCACGAACGCTGCCCCGATACCGGCGAACGCTTCGCCAACCCGCTCGCCAAGCGTACCGCGAAGCTGCGCCACTGGAGCGGCCTGCACGACCGCGCGCACCATGTCGCGCTGCTCAGCCATGAAGCGTTCGTCGCCGACCCCGCCGGCGTGATCGCCGACCTGTCCGCCGCCACCGGCCTGCCCATGGCCGACCCGTTCGTGTCGCAGGACAGCTACAAGGGGCAGGGCAAGCGCCCCTTCACCCCCACCGCCTATGCCGACATTTCCGACACCGACCGCGCGCATATCCATGCCTGGCTCGATCCGGAGGTGGAGGCGCGGTTCGGCTTCACCATCCCGGTGCCGCAAGCGGAGGCGGCGGAATAGGGGTTCGCGCGGAGGCGCGGAGACGCGGAGGCGTTGCGTTCCAGGCGAATGCCGCGCGATCGGGAGACGCTTGTTCCCGTTGCAACGGGAAAGAGACCGCCGGCGCGAGAGAGGGTTGCTACAGGCGCAACCCCTCCGCGTCTCCGCGCCTCCGCGCGAACCCCTATCTTTCTTTTACCTTCGCCCGCCGAACCAACCCGGCCAACGCGACCGTCAGCACCCCGGCAACCGCAGCCCAGATCGCCAGCCCCTGCCACGGCGTGTACCCGAACCACTCGTCCGCCACCGTCCGCAGATAGCCGGGATCGAACCGCTCGCGGAACACCGCCACCGCCAGCGCGCGCGGTTCGCCCCCCGGCGCGGTGATCTCGGCACTGGCGATCGCCATGTTGAGTACGACCGACCCGGCCAGCAGCACCGCGACAGCGGTTCGCGACCAGCGCGTCGCCTGCGCCCAGAACGCGCCGATACCGATGCACAGGAACCCGACCGCTGGCAGCGCGTGGCGCGGCCCCGTCGCGTTGCCGCCGTCCCAGTAATAATAGCTGGCGTTGATCAGGAACGGCACCACCGCCCCTGCGACCGCCAACCAGCCGATCGCCCGCGTCGCCGGATCGCGCACCAGCATCGCGATGCCGAACGGCGCGACGATCAGGATCGGCGCGACCCACAATATCCCCCGCCGCTCGCCGAAGGTCAGTTCGTACA
This window encodes:
- a CDS encoding glycosyltransferase, with translation MTTRPITFFIHHQGRGHANRAMAIIRELPADRRVTILCARPELFDGFDRPVDLVQLPNMIGAPVPTAALFDQPTPEVLHCVPLGVDATRRTMRTILDHLDDAAPALFVVDVSAEIALMARIASVPAIKIRMHGDRTDPGHLGAYQACVGLLAPFDERIEQDDFPDWGRAKTCYTGGLCTTTDAVPTKAEARARLGIDPEREVVLVLTGGGGAGTPYAPLTMAARAVPDALWLVVGPVHREGHETDFGNLVEKGWVDGVTDHIAAADVVIASAGDNTVHEIARVGRPYICAPEWRYFAEQTRKADRLAEVGAAVALHQWPGSLSPWRGLLDQAKALDPAALAALYDPGAAARAADYIEGLAVRLWAD